The Asterias amurensis chromosome 19, ASM3211899v1 genomic interval gtgagaggcgagcgctttacgcacaagccaaccgtgccaccccgAATATCAACCAATGTGACACAGCAATggcaaaaaagacaaaagacacaaacaaatCTACAAAATTATACCCAAGTATAGAGTAGAGATTTATTGAATACCAGTCAAAAAATACCAGATGAAACTTTACAAACTTAACATAGAATACAGCAAAACACAGGACAATTattgcaaacaaaattgaattttaaaagaACGTTTTTAAAACAACCTTATTCCATATAATCTTGtcaaagatacaataaaatgCCTAAAAAATAGAGCGGTTATATAAGACACATTTTGAGGAACGTTCCTGACAGAAACGCTTATCAGATTCAATCTCTGGGGGATATGTATCTttcccataaccacattacttcaaagtaaacagattctcaaaatactttgtaATATCAAAAGCTGCTCTACTTCTAAGCAAGTTTTTCTTGCCATTCATTTTATTAACAGTGACTACCAACAAACTTATACCTTCCCAAAGATATTTAAACACCATAAAGTTGGTTGTTTCAATTTTTGGTTCACATTACACGATTGGCTTAACAGAAAAGTAAACTCTTTGTACAAAGAAAACATTGTATTTGACTTTTAGTTTTAAATTAACACCATCAAAGGTTTCAGTGAATTCTTTTTGAAGActtaaataataacatttatgtcactgtgtaatatctttaaagacactggacactattggtaattgtcaaagaccagtcttttcacttggtgtatctcaacatacatgtacacgcttaaagacactggacactataggtaattgtcaaagaccagtcttctcacttggtgtatctcaacataattatgcataaatacACATaactgtgaaactttgagctcaattggtagtcaaagttgcgagataataatggaagaaaaaacacccttgtcccacgaagtgctttcagatgcttgatttcgagaccccaaattctaaatctgaggtctcgaaatcaaattcatggaaaattacttctttctcaaaaagtacgtcactacagagggagccatttctcacaatgttttatactatcaacctctcctcattactagttaccaagtaaggttttgtgctaataattgttttgagtatttaccaatagtgtccactgcctttaaaaccaagaacttattttcaaattgttgactttTGAGTCTAGTAAACTTCTTTGAATTATGTTAAGTATAAAAATATATGCAAAGATATGCAAAGTTATACCCATAGTGCTTGTTACAATAAAAACAGATTTAATTTTTAACTTTTAGCAAGACATTTCTTTCTTATCAAGATTATTTAATATAAATTCTGGTCAGGTTGCAATGTTTAGCTACAAACCCTGTCGTTTTGTGGAATTTAACCCAAAGTTTGAgtcctgggcctaatttcatagaacacataggcacaacaaaattatgtttaccagaataATGTAACCAGCCAGACTACCACATCACATTCCACGGCATTTGACTGGTCTCCTgctaacttttgcttagcacagaatttaTTTAAGCAAGAgtctgcttttaagcagctctatgaaattgggccctcagGTTGATTTTACATAGTTCTAACtaaggctgtgtccgaaacggcgacttccgCTACAGCTACGACTAGACTGGCccatctgcctattcttcaacactgccAGACACGCTGATCTAGACATAGCTGTATttgaagtcgtcgtttcggacacggccttagactAATCCTAAGTCTCTTTAGGAGTTATTCAAAATGTAAGTCTAGCCCTAAGTTTGGAGGAGtatgactagtcttaactctttgtgaaatccacccctgttaaATAATATTAGATGAGATTTCCACAGATATTTATATTGAGTTGGGAGAGGCTTTTAATGATTACTGTTCCCCGTTCtgtcaacaaaacaaacaagttgggccttgtgatttattttatttgtaaacacACCACTAACCCGTACACGTCAGCCATCTGCTGTTTTCATTGTCAATTTAATCATTTAGTACTGCTACAGGAGAATTCCTGATTAAATTATTGGCAAAGCCAGCTGCTAATATTCCAAACAAaagtacttatttatttatatattttattctaTTTAAAAATAATGCTGTGTGAGCATGGTACACCTGTTGTCATTTCTAACTGCATTCTCCTAGCCAGGTGTTtagaggcaaagtataccttcggtttttgaaaccgttcaatttgttttaatcctatttaAAGGTAAaagtattaaataaaaaaacatgtgaaaatttcatttcaaatggtggtcaggtttttgagaaaatattgcCAAAACCCAAAGcatttctcaggcatctgaaagcaatgcaacaaggtttttttttctttcattaattgcTTGCAACTtgaatgaccagttgagccaaaattttcacagggttttttttttttttgtatgcatattttaGGATACATCAAAAGAGtactggtttttgataattatcaaaagtataccctgcctttcaagacactggacactattggtaattgtcaaagataagtcttctcacttggtgtatctcaacatatgcataaaataacacacctgagaaaaatttagctcaattggtcgtcaaagttgcgtggtaactatgacagaaaaaaacacgaagttgtgtgctttcagatgcttgatttcgagacctcaaattctaaatccgaggtctcggaaattacttctttctcgaaaactatatcacttcagagggagtcgtttctcacactgttttatactatcaacctctccccattactcgttaccaattaaggttttatgcaaataattattttgagtaattcttACCAATAGttgatagtgtccactacctttaagtaGAAAGCGTCTTCTAACAGTCCTTATAACAGGCATTACTTTTTCTAATGGTAAACAATAAACCCATAACCTTATAAAAATACCAAATAAATATGAAAGACTTTTattccataaaaaataaaacagccACAAGCTAAGCCCAGTAACCTTAAATATTTCTTTCTAAACTTTTAAAAGACTCTTCACCCCCTCCTATTCACGGTGACTATTAATGTGCCCAGTTTAAGCGagattgtaagcataaaaacttgctaataACAGACAAATCTTGGTAAGCAAGAAACTGGTTAGCAGCAAAAATTCCATGATGTTTACGTTGTACATGAAGCAACTGGTGTCACACTCAGCTTttctaagcaaaacaatttgctaCTAAGCAAGCTTTATAGAAATCATGTTACAGGCTGACATCAGTCAAAACCATGTGGATGATATTCactggtcaaacagtaggaagGTTAAGCTACATATTAACAATGCAAACATggtaattaattattaaaagtAAATGATGATGGCTTTTTCTAGCTTCCTTCCACAAagaatgtattttgttttcaaagtgcATGGCACTTTTCAGTACTGGGATGATTTGAATAAACATGTAGGGACACCATCTTtattttcagcaaaaaaataGAATGAATAACACGCAGGCCATGCATGGCCTCtgctgcccctggtcttggcctttgtgccccttcaaaagtttctcatttagtagattttccaatggaagtgccctttgcaaaatgaaaatggccttgctgcTCCACAGTACTCTGGGaaattataaagttttgttCTCGACATAAGTGAGAAGATGATGTTATTGTGAAAGCTTTTATTGATTAATGAGCAAAAAGAGGCCCACTTTGAAGTTTTGGCAGGGAAGCACGCCTGGTTTTCGGTTTTCCCAAAGAGTGCCCACGGTTTACCTGTATTTTTTGGGGTGACGGGCCAATATTTTATGTCACTCTTCAGTCAGCTTTTGCACTTGCCCATTATTCATATTAAATAGGAATGCTTTTTTTAAACACCGAACTAGCCAGCTGGCCAACTTGGAGAGAATTTTCACCTGTCCTAATGTGCTTTAATAGCCACTTTGCTAGTGGACCACTGCTAAGGGAGAACACTGACACCACAACCCTTCCTAATTGGCACCTTCTATCTTCTTAGGTCGACGCATGTTCATCTTATGCCTTAGGGATGTCAAGTAGCTGTAAGCGGAATACGTTATTCTCTTACAAGTTATATCTCGAGCAGCTTCCGGTCTCAGGATATATCTCTCAATAATTGTATTTCCTCCCATTTCAGATACTTTTGTTTTTCCCTTGACGCAACGTTGACTGAGCTTCTCATTCCGACGATCAAGCTCAGCGACATCGGCAGCCATGCGATCCACCCCATACTGTCGGATCTTGTTCCAGAGCGTGGTGTTGAAATGGCGGTAGAGACGGACGTCCCCGTCCAGCCAGTTCAGAAGATTGTTCGTCGTTGCATTTGAAAGCTGCTTAATGAGCATACCGCTGCGAGCGTTGCTAGTGAAGTAGATGATGTCATCAAAAGACCAGCACATCATCTCTTTAAGTAGAATCAACGACTCCTTAAGATACTCAGCGATCAGGACCAAGTCAAATGCATCATCGATGTAATGGATCCAGTTCTGAACCTTCACAGGGTCATTCATGGCTAGAATGTCCAATCCAAGATCATACAGCATCGGGTTGAGGCTGCTATGACGAGAGTTTCTCTCCTTCTCATAATTGTAGAAGCTCTTCGGAGAAGCTGCGAAAGTTTCCAGGGAGCATTTCATCCGGCGTTCCATTTTGTAGTAGCTGTAGGTACTTTCAAATTGCTTGGGCGGGTAGCGGAGGATTGTGATGAACTTGGCGCCTGGGGCCATTATTTTCCTCATGTCtgtatgaaaaataaaaaagtttataaaaCCAGCTCTTATATAGAGCaattcccccccaaaaaagatcAAGGCGTTCTACACACCAACAATAGCAAATATAATACACTAAAATAGATTTATAAGTTTTAAAGGTTAAATTGTCCATGTTTCCAACTTCTTGTGGTAAACCTTTTTAATAGTCtggacttaaagacagtggacacaattggtaattgtcaaataccagtcttctcactttgtgtatctcaacatatgcataaaataacaatcctgtgaaaatttgagctcaattggtcatcgaagttgcgagacatgaatgaaataaaaaacacccttgtcacacgaagttgtgtgctttcagatgcttgatttcgagacctcaaactctaaacttgaggtctcaaaatcaaattcgtggaaaattacctctttctcgaaaactacgtcacttcaggggagccatttctcacaatgttatatactatcaacctctccccattagtcattaccaagtaaggttttgtgctaataattattttgtgtaattacacACAGTCCACTATTTTATAGATAACCAAATTGTTGACTTGACAAAATGGAGagggatatttgtgtggatccttgttcaacttttaaaacatctttccaaccatacttgaatttcactcttgaagggaacacagcaatttttctctgGTAAAGGggacttctatgaggaaaataaaaatttctatggaactttgcaaagggcaccacggcaattgctgtgggtgctgtgtgttattttaaaacaaatgctTTCAAACTTGTTCATGACCCAAAGcccccaatccaaggcaacatgtccctttaagataaaaataaGTACTTAAAACTTTGTCAGCTTACTTTCTTTATGGAAGCGTGCATGATTCGCTAGAATGTTGTACTGGCCTGTCGGTGACCGAATCGCAAACGAAGGCTTGAATTTCACTGGACTACCCATGTACACATCAGTCAACGGTAGGGCAAAGGTCAAATCTCGAACGTCTCCGAAGCGATACAGAACATTCTGTAGAGTCGAGCCTCCAGTCTTGTGGGTCTTCAAGAGAAGAATGTTCGTCTTCTCTTTGCAAGTGTCTTCAACTTTGACGGGGAGACTTGAAAGATTTCCTCCATCTTTAATGATATTCTTTGAGGGGTCGAGGCTCAAATTAACTGGTGGTGATTTGTTATCTTTTCTGGTTTGTGCCGAGTTTTTCCCGTTGTCTGGGTTCAAATTAACACCATGTGATTTGTTATCTATTCCAGTTAGAGGTAATGAGATATTCCCGTTATCCTTTTCAGTGCTTGTGTTAGTCTTGGGAATCTTGTCAGTTTCTCCATCGTTGCTTAAGTTCCTTTCTTGCTCCACCTCGGGAGATAAAAGCAACTCCAGATTTGACCTGACTCCTTCCatcttgttgattttgtttttgagaacgGAGGCGTGCATCAACATGTGGATGGCATCTCTCCCACTCATCCTGTTGGGTGGTAAAGTTTACGAGAAAAATTCAAGTTAATGTCATGTTACGAGCAATTATACAGTAAACCAGTTCCCTGTCCAAAAAAAACAACCACTTTGGAACAAAATAAGATTTCACAGTACGTCTCAATGCACTTAACATCAGTGCCTTGGTCATTTGGCCTATAACATTCcttaaatctttctcagctccctcggcagtatacagccctgagctgccgtaTCAACATCTACCCTCGCAGGttcactaggtggcagcagacttaccaggtaaattaccATTCTTTACTTAGTTCTGAATATACGCACTTTTCCCAAGGAAAAatggatttacccggtaagtctgctgccagcgTAGTGTTCCAAAAGTCCCTTATTCCATTTCCAGTCCCAAATAAAAAATTCATTAgatttttgctttaaaagtttgttttttcataCAGTACCTTTTGGAACAAAGTTGTTTGACACAAATTGCCCATCTTCAAATCTACAAAAAACAACCCTTTCCCATGAGTTACAACTTTGTTGCACTGATACAAAGTACAAACTTGTCTAAACAGCAGtcacaggttgaatggcttctgactggcacccccacaCAAAGATTTTAACAAAATAGGCAGATGGCCAACAtgaggctagatagctcagctggTAGAGGTCCCAGGTTGGACTACCACTTTCCCTTGTTcaaccaaatttacccagtcagggGTGTGTTTTTGGGGtagtaaccaataactgtttcggttgattTCGCCATTGGTAAATCAAGTCTGGCCAGTGGCGGAAACTGTAATTAgttacgaccgccaaaacgcgCTCCAGGTTTACGCTCTTACCTTTTGTCACCAGAAAAAATTCCCTTGTTTAAGGTTAAGTACATCATGGATAGAAAGAGGAACAGTATAGCAATTAGAAGGGTACACACAAAAGCTGTTTGGATGCTCTTCATTTTGGCTGCTAGACGTTCCCTGACGTTGGCCTGAAGATCAGAAGCCTCTGGATAACAACTCAAGATAAGGTAGTTCTCTAGAAAAGATAATCAGACAAGCAATGTCGCTCAtcagttttccagaaagagatgtgcacaaaaacac includes:
- the LOC139951878 gene encoding galactosylceramide sulfotransferase-like; the encoded protein is MKSIQTAFVCTLLIAILFLFLSMMYLTLNKGIFSGDKRMSGRDAIHMLMHASVLKNKINKMEGVRSNLELLLSPEVEQERNLSNDGETDKIPKTNTSTEKDNGNISLPLTGIDNKSHGVNLNPDNGKNSAQTRKDNKSPPVNLSLDPSKNIIKDGGNLSSLPVKVEDTCKEKTNILLLKTHKTGGSTLQNVLYRFGDVRDLTFALPLTDVYMGSPVKFKPSFAIRSPTGQYNILANHARFHKENMRKIMAPGAKFITILRYPPKQFESTYSYYKMERRMKCSLETFAASPKSFYNYEKERNSRHSSLNPMLYDLGLDILAMNDPVKVQNWIHYIDDAFDLVLIAEYLKESLILLKEMMCWSFDDIIYFTSNARSGMLIKQLSNATTNNLLNWLDGDVRLYRHFNTTLWNKIRQYGVDRMAADVAELDRRNEKLSQRCVKGKTKVSEMGGNTIIERYILRPEAARDITCKRITYSAYSYLTSLRHKMNMRRPKKIEGAN